The Chloroflexota bacterium genome has a segment encoding these proteins:
- a CDS encoding ABC transporter permease — MAVQAIVRPTYRSWCAWQRNRDVYLKQWKTNGLAFFFEPVLLYIIMGLGMGKVIQDIEGMSYREFIGPGLVAGYVMQIAVMENGWGTYFRMAVRRTFDAMIVTPVSIEDVITGEILWGATRGALTGFVVLLIIAIAGDVNSPMALLVIPAAFLTGLVFAGASVIYTSQAPSSDFIGPFFSIIIYPMFFIAGVFFPIGELPRALEVFAWCLPLTWSVDIMRHLMEGEVNVTMLWGTIGLIALSTFFYAVSLVLMRRRLIR, encoded by the coding sequence ATAGCCGTGCAAGCCATAGTCCGTCCCACCTACCGCAGCTGGTGCGCCTGGCAGCGTAACCGGGACGTCTACCTCAAGCAGTGGAAGACCAACGGCCTGGCCTTTTTCTTCGAGCCGGTCCTCCTCTACATCATCATGGGCCTCGGCATGGGCAAGGTGATTCAAGACATCGAAGGGATGAGCTACCGCGAGTTCATCGGCCCTGGGCTGGTGGCCGGCTACGTGATGCAGATCGCGGTGATGGAGAACGGCTGGGGCACCTATTTCCGGATGGCCGTCCGACGCACATTCGACGCCATGATCGTCACCCCCGTGAGCATCGAAGACGTCATCACCGGCGAGATTCTCTGGGGCGCGACCCGTGGCGCGCTCACAGGATTTGTCGTTCTCCTCATCATCGCCATTGCAGGGGATGTGAACTCGCCCATGGCGCTCCTGGTGATTCCTGCGGCCTTCCTCACCGGGCTGGTTTTCGCGGGCGCGTCGGTCATCTACACCTCTCAGGCTCCCTCGTCCGATTTCATCGGCCCCTTCTTCTCCATCATCATCTACCCGATGTTCTTCATCGCCGGCGTCTTTTTCCCCATCGGCGAGCTGCCCCGAGCCCTGGAGGTCTTTGCCTGGTGCCTGCCGCTCACCTGGAGCGTGGATATCATGCGCCACCTGATGGAGGGCGAAGTGAACGTGACGATGCTTTGGGGAACAATCGGCCTCATCGCCCTCTCTACGTTCTTCTACGCCGTCTCCCTGGTGTTGATGCGCCGTCGCCTCATCAGGTAG
- a CDS encoding ABC transporter ATP-binding protein — protein sequence MSPVIHAERLVKRYGGFTAVDGVDFAVEPQECFGILGPNGAGKSSTIRMISCVSPVTSGRLLVEGRDVMLEARAIKATLGVVPQEDNLDEEISVIKNLQVYARYFDIPSAEALRRATEALALMELTEKRRAAIDTLSGGMKRRLLIARAMLNKPRIIILDEPTTGLDPHARHLVWQRLRQLRGQGATMVLTTHYMDEAANLCDRIAVMDQGRILDTGTPQQLIERHAGKEVVEVRVAPWEKEHGMTALNGKARRTVDAGDALLLVGAEGPGLEASLAGGKAEVLRRRPNLEDVFLLITGRGLK from the coding sequence ATGTCCCCCGTCATCCATGCCGAGCGCCTTGTCAAACGCTATGGCGGTTTCACCGCCGTGGACGGCGTCGATTTTGCCGTCGAGCCCCAGGAATGCTTCGGCATCCTCGGCCCCAACGGCGCGGGCAAAAGCAGCACCATCCGCATGATCTCCTGCGTCTCCCCGGTAACCAGCGGGAGGCTGCTGGTGGAGGGGCGCGATGTCATGCTGGAGGCGCGCGCCATCAAAGCTACCCTTGGCGTGGTGCCCCAGGAAGATAACCTGGACGAGGAGATCAGCGTCATCAAGAACCTCCAGGTCTATGCCCGCTACTTCGATATTCCCTCCGCCGAAGCCTTGCGCCGCGCCACCGAGGCCCTGGCCCTCATGGAGCTTACGGAGAAGCGGCGCGCCGCAATCGATACCCTCTCGGGTGGGATGAAGCGCCGTCTCCTCATCGCCCGGGCCATGCTCAACAAGCCCCGCATCATCATCCTTGATGAGCCCACAACGGGCCTGGATCCCCACGCGCGTCACCTTGTCTGGCAGCGCCTGCGGCAGCTTCGCGGTCAAGGGGCCACCATGGTGCTGACGACCCATTACATGGACGAAGCCGCCAACCTCTGCGACCGCATCGCCGTGATGGACCAGGGGCGCATCCTGGATACGGGCACGCCACAGCAGCTCATCGAACGCCACGCCGGGAAAGAGGTTGTGGAGGTCCGCGTTGCGCCCTGGGAGAAGGAGCACGGCATGACGGCCCTGAACGGAAAGGCGCGCCGCACCGTCGATGCCGGAGACGCCCTGCTCCTAGTGGGCGCAGAGGGTCCTGGGCTAGAGGCGAGTCTGGCTGGCGGGAAGGCCGAGGTCCTCCGCCGCCGCCCAAACCTGGAGGACGTCTTTCTCCTCATCACGGGTCGGGGGCTGAAATAG
- a CDS encoding nodulation protein NfeD, whose translation MAKVFRLSRLLFFLALCTLGFLPSLISAQPAGGSGVIIITLDDAIDPNHARYLDRSLDRAEQEGARLVIIRVDTPGGLLSSMRDMVQRILEAKVPVATYVSPAGAHAGSAGAFIVAAGHIAAMAPGTNIGASSPVGGGGEDLPSTIKSKATNDAAALMRSIAEARGRNPAPLEAMVTGAASYTAKEALDGRILDLIATDANDLLAQIHGRTVPLAGGSQIALDTAGVSCIEPLRLCGQERLTWFERFIRFIADPNVTSLLLSFGSLGILIELYSPGLVIPGVAGAIMIALAFIAFGNLPVNWAGVGLVALGVILAAVELHLPGFGVFGVSAVLALIFGLLFLFAPFTGGTPNFSGPDIRVSPWLIGGVSGGIGALLIATGFLAVRGKRTSPERVTPSDARTVVGQTARVKRALDPVGTVYVADEEWSAEAVDRSHIERDVEVKVVSVEGLTLKVRPVQKG comes from the coding sequence ATGGCGAAGGTCTTCCGTCTTTCCCGTCTGCTCTTCTTTCTTGCCCTCTGCACGCTGGGCTTCCTGCCTTCCCTCATCTCCGCCCAGCCGGCAGGTGGCAGCGGCGTCATCATCATCACGCTGGACGATGCGATCGACCCGAATCATGCGCGCTACCTGGACCGCAGCTTGGACCGGGCGGAGCAGGAAGGAGCCCGGCTGGTCATCATCCGGGTGGACACGCCGGGCGGACTGCTAAGCTCCATGCGCGATATGGTGCAGCGCATCCTGGAGGCCAAGGTGCCGGTGGCGACGTACGTTTCCCCGGCGGGGGCGCACGCAGGCTCGGCGGGGGCGTTCATCGTGGCGGCGGGGCATATCGCCGCCATGGCGCCGGGGACGAACATCGGCGCATCCTCTCCCGTAGGCGGCGGCGGTGAAGACCTGCCCTCCACAATCAAGAGCAAGGCGACCAACGACGCCGCCGCGCTGATGCGGAGCATCGCCGAGGCCCGAGGGCGCAATCCCGCCCCGCTCGAGGCAATGGTGACCGGGGCCGCTTCCTACACCGCAAAGGAGGCGCTGGATGGAAGGATCCTCGACCTCATCGCCACCGACGCCAATGACCTGCTCGCGCAGATACACGGCCGCACCGTGCCGCTGGCCGGGGGCAGCCAGATCGCGCTGGACACGGCCGGGGTGAGCTGCATCGAGCCGCTGCGCCTGTGCGGCCAGGAACGGCTGACGTGGTTCGAGCGCTTCATCCGCTTCATCGCCGACCCCAACGTCACGAGCCTGCTGCTCTCCTTCGGCTCCCTGGGCATCCTCATCGAACTCTACAGCCCCGGGCTGGTCATCCCAGGAGTCGCAGGAGCCATCATGATTGCCCTGGCTTTCATCGCCTTCGGCAACCTGCCGGTGAACTGGGCGGGGGTGGGCCTGGTGGCCCTTGGGGTGATTCTGGCCGCCGTGGAGCTGCATCTGCCGGGCTTTGGGGTCTTCGGCGTCAGCGCCGTCCTGGCGCTGATCTTCGGCCTCCTTTTCCTTTTCGCACCCTTCACCGGCGGCACGCCAAACTTCTCCGGCCCCGATATCCGGGTCAGCCCGTGGCTGATCGGCGGAGTGAGCGGCGGCATCGGGGCGCTGCTCATCGCCACCGGCTTCCTGGCAGTCCGGGGAAAGAGAACCTCGCCGGAGCGGGTGACACCCTCCGACGCGCGGACGGTAGTGGGCCAGACAGCCCGGGTGAAACGGGCACTGGATCCCGTGGGAACCGTTTATGTGGCCGACGAGGAGTGGTCAGCCGAGGCGGTAGACCGCTCCCACATCGAGCGTGATGTGGAGGTAAAGGTTGTGAGCGTAGAAGGGCTGACGCTAAAGGTGAGGCCAGTCCAGAAAGGTTGA